In the genome of Paenibacillus pabuli, one region contains:
- the argS gene encoding arginine--tRNA ligase has product MLMNQAAAHIASLTGLEQDEVLRLLEVPPKEEMGDVAFPCFILAKSLKKAPGVIAADIAAELQTSGLDASPAGPYINIRFNREELAPKLLQELGHKTFGKLQLGAGARVVIDMSSPNIAKPFGIGHLRSTVIGAALYRLYNEAGYTSVSVNHLGDWGTQFGKQIAAYKRWGNDEALQAEPIRTSLELYVRFHDEAENDPSLEIEARDWFRKLEQGDEEAQRLWTFFVEVSMKEFNRMYERLNVQFDHTLGESFYNDKMGAIVEELKAKELLEESEGALVVRLEEENMPPCLIIKTDGTTIYPTRDLATAVYRHDVMKADKMLYVVGGEQKLHFRQVFAVLSRMGYAWSEICKHIPFGLMRFEGRKMSTRRGKVVFLQEVLDEAVARALQIIQEKNPNLPNSQEVAEAVGVGAIVFGDLRNNRLNDVDFSLEDAVSFEGETGPYVQYTHARIKSVLAKAAEAERVENENQLDHDSSGSNAAANSENKSVMVGDTSWALLKLLADYPQYLEKAIHRNEPSVIAKYAIDVAQAFNRFYHAERIADAPADVKPFRVALTERTAERLAYSLYLLGVQAPERM; this is encoded by the coding sequence ATGTTGATGAATCAGGCAGCAGCACATATTGCTTCCCTAACGGGTTTGGAGCAAGACGAGGTATTGAGATTATTGGAGGTTCCACCAAAGGAGGAGATGGGGGATGTGGCGTTTCCCTGCTTTATTCTGGCCAAATCATTGAAGAAAGCACCCGGGGTCATCGCGGCTGATATTGCGGCCGAATTGCAGACAAGTGGGTTGGATGCTTCACCGGCAGGGCCCTATATAAATATACGTTTCAATCGGGAAGAACTGGCGCCGAAGCTGCTGCAAGAACTGGGACATAAAACATTTGGCAAGCTGCAGCTGGGGGCAGGTGCACGTGTTGTGATCGACATGTCGTCGCCTAACATTGCCAAGCCATTCGGAATCGGTCATCTACGCTCCACCGTGATTGGGGCAGCATTGTATCGATTATATAACGAGGCAGGCTATACTTCGGTCAGTGTGAATCATTTGGGGGATTGGGGAACGCAGTTCGGCAAACAGATTGCAGCGTACAAACGTTGGGGCAATGATGAAGCTTTACAGGCTGAGCCGATTCGGACATCGTTGGAACTGTATGTGCGCTTTCACGATGAAGCGGAGAATGATCCATCTCTGGAGATCGAGGCACGAGATTGGTTCCGCAAGCTGGAGCAAGGGGATGAAGAGGCACAGCGATTATGGACCTTTTTTGTAGAGGTGAGCATGAAAGAATTTAACCGGATGTACGAGCGTCTGAATGTTCAGTTTGACCATACGCTGGGTGAGAGCTTTTATAATGACAAGATGGGCGCGATAGTTGAAGAACTGAAAGCCAAAGAATTGCTTGAAGAGAGCGAAGGCGCATTGGTGGTACGTTTGGAGGAGGAGAATATGCCACCTTGCCTGATTATCAAAACCGATGGAACAACCATCTACCCAACGCGGGATTTGGCAACAGCCGTTTATCGTCATGATGTGATGAAGGCTGATAAAATGCTGTATGTGGTCGGGGGTGAGCAGAAGCTTCATTTCCGTCAGGTATTTGCGGTATTATCCCGGATGGGATATGCGTGGTCTGAGATTTGTAAACATATTCCGTTTGGCTTGATGCGTTTCGAAGGCCGGAAGATGTCTACCCGCCGGGGGAAAGTTGTCTTTTTACAGGAGGTACTGGATGAGGCGGTTGCTCGGGCATTACAGATCATTCAGGAGAAAAATCCGAATCTGCCGAATTCGCAGGAGGTTGCGGAAGCGGTTGGTGTGGGTGCGATTGTATTCGGTGATCTGCGCAACAACCGGTTGAATGACGTCGACTTCTCGCTCGAAGATGCGGTGAGTTTTGAAGGGGAGACGGGACCTTATGTGCAATACACACATGCTCGGATTAAAAGTGTGCTTGCGAAGGCAGCAGAGGCAGAGCGCGTGGAAAATGAAAACCAATTGGACCATGACAGTAGTGGTAGCAATGCTGCGGCAAACTCAGAGAACAAGTCGGTCATGGTTGGTGACACTTCATGGGCATTGCTGAAACTGCTGGCGGATTATCCGCAGTATCTGGAAAAAGCAATTCATCGCAACGAGCCTTCGGTCATTGCCAAATATGCGATAGATGTTGCCCAAGCGTTCAACCGCTTTTACCATGCGGAACGGATTGCGGATGCGCCGGCTGACGTAAAACCCTTCCGGGTGGCGCTAACTGAGCGTACAGCAGAGCGTCTTGCCTACAGCCTATATTTACTTGGGGTTCAGGCTCCTGAACGGATGTGA
- a CDS encoding ATP-binding cassette domain-containing protein: MGWKARANGFFDKAGKAAADSSEQIISLQRVSKRLGNVHVLNDIHLEVGQGECIVLVGRNGSGKSTLLRVLAGMLLPDSGALRKPMHGQMMYALDGLPRLPFTSREYLWEMGRIRGIRPEILRQRIGELSELLFLGAALDQNLPQLSKGTLQKVNLIQALLPGPDGLLLLDEPLSGLDVPAQEAMVDVLRQWKQEGSQIVTACHEPLLIERLADQVIVLQKGTVLRRWSQEDLQQAGEPAVSIQCVMEGQEQSVIDALLAQQPGIIACHRSVACPDHGREVWDLKVSRSSADRIIEMILAAGGSIVSVQPEKSRLQMEGLMEGRHPGETVSRNLAEHTSSISTVGGNLQ, encoded by the coding sequence ATGGGATGGAAGGCAAGGGCAAATGGATTCTTTGATAAAGCAGGAAAAGCAGCAGCAGACTCAAGCGAACAAATCATATCGCTTCAACGGGTGAGCAAACGACTTGGGAATGTGCACGTACTGAATGATATCCATCTGGAAGTAGGTCAAGGGGAGTGTATCGTCCTGGTGGGCAGGAATGGCTCAGGCAAAAGCACATTGCTGCGTGTGCTGGCGGGCATGTTACTGCCTGACTCAGGGGCGCTGCGCAAGCCTATGCATGGACAAATGATGTATGCACTGGATGGACTGCCGCGCCTGCCGTTCACTTCAAGAGAGTATCTGTGGGAAATGGGACGTATTCGTGGCATACGTCCTGAGATATTGCGTCAACGGATAGGCGAACTAAGTGAGCTGTTATTCTTGGGCGCGGCGCTGGATCAGAACCTTCCACAGCTGTCCAAAGGTACTTTGCAGAAGGTGAATTTGATTCAGGCTCTGCTGCCTGGCCCTGATGGGTTATTACTGCTTGATGAACCCTTGTCCGGTCTGGACGTTCCGGCGCAGGAAGCAATGGTAGATGTGCTCAGACAGTGGAAACAGGAAGGCAGTCAGATCGTTACAGCTTGCCATGAGCCATTGCTGATTGAACGTCTCGCGGATCAGGTCATCGTATTACAGAAGGGAACGGTGCTTCGTCGCTGGAGCCAGGAAGATTTGCAGCAAGCTGGGGAGCCCGCTGTGAGTATTCAATGTGTCATGGAAGGGCAGGAACAATCCGTTATCGATGCGCTGCTTGCTCAGCAACCAGGAATCATTGCATGCCATCGCAGCGTGGCTTGTCCGGATCATGGGCGAGAGGTATGGGATCTAAAAGTGTCACGCAGTTCGGCAGATCGGATTATTGAAATGATTCTGGCTGCGGGCGGTTCCATCGTGTCTGTGCAGCCGGAAAAGAGCCGATTACAGATGGAAGGTTTGATGGAGGGACGGCATCCCGGTGAGACTGTGAGTAGGAATTTGGCAGAGCATACTTCTTCCATATCTACGGTAGGAGGTAACCTCCAATGA
- a CDS encoding YdcF family protein — protein MEGKSRIRKIKSRHWLLISIASLLLLGGLWTITTASLIWTYTDEESSRQSDAAIILGAAVEGDNPSPVFRERIEHAILLYRQGTISHLLFTGGSGSAGERTEAEVGRDYAVAHGVDPVDILMETESRITEENLVNSIRVGEQAGFHTYTIVSDPLHMKRAMKLANRLGMNAVPSPTRTTAYRTWRSQFPFLARETILYMGYMVKGWIDNPQQHGK, from the coding sequence ATGGAAGGCAAGTCCCGAATACGTAAAATAAAAAGCAGACACTGGCTGTTAATCTCCATTGCTTCGCTCCTGTTGCTTGGGGGTTTATGGACGATAACCACGGCTTCGCTCATCTGGACTTACACTGATGAGGAATCCTCAAGACAGAGTGATGCGGCCATTATCCTCGGTGCAGCCGTAGAAGGGGATAACCCTTCACCCGTATTTCGAGAACGTATTGAGCACGCCATTTTATTATATCGCCAGGGGACGATTAGTCATCTGCTCTTTACCGGTGGTTCCGGCAGTGCAGGGGAGCGCACCGAAGCCGAAGTTGGACGAGATTATGCTGTTGCACATGGTGTAGATCCGGTAGATATTCTTATGGAGACGGAATCAAGAATTACGGAGGAGAATCTGGTGAATTCGATAAGAGTCGGGGAACAGGCGGGATTTCACACCTACACCATTGTAAGTGACCCGCTGCATATGAAACGGGCGATGAAGCTAGCTAACCGACTCGGCATGAATGCTGTTCCGTCCCCAACACGAACGACAGCTTACCGGACCTGGCGCAGCCAATTTCCTTTTCTGGCAAGAGAAACAATATTATATATGGGATATATGGTCAAAGGATGGATAGACAATCCGCAGCAGCACGGAAAGTGA
- a CDS encoding DUF4097 family beta strand repeat-containing protein, translating into MKPNGHVICKEWLSEEPLLALSLEWMQGEVHISRGTEAVIRVTQWGSARFPRTRCFEANVNHGLLHLIDGRKHAFPLGINFHRTSLHIVLPPGVLKRLSINGVGSHFLVDNVSSEQWDLHCTSGKLNLTGHAKHIRLRSVGSRVKATDLHAEHMQLQSTSSPVQLSGQFTHIQSKVTGSKLTVHSSTMLQSLDSRSTGCNVEVQIPADNDGFKLDFKQTGGRFSSDLPLQSNHNQHTYRNGTYPFQAEVRGGKLTIGSSLYHST; encoded by the coding sequence TTGAAACCTAATGGACATGTGATTTGCAAAGAATGGTTGTCCGAAGAACCCCTTCTCGCCCTTTCTCTGGAATGGATGCAAGGTGAAGTGCATATTAGCCGGGGCACAGAAGCGGTTATCCGTGTTACTCAATGGGGATCCGCCCGTTTTCCAAGAACTCGATGTTTTGAAGCTAACGTCAACCATGGTTTATTACATCTGATCGATGGACGAAAACATGCTTTTCCTCTGGGCATTAACTTTCACCGCACATCGCTCCACATTGTACTGCCGCCTGGGGTCTTGAAAAGGCTGTCGATCAACGGAGTTGGTTCCCACTTTCTTGTTGATAACGTTTCTTCGGAACAATGGGATTTGCACTGTACATCAGGCAAGCTCAACTTAACTGGTCATGCCAAGCATATCCGTCTACGATCAGTGGGTAGTCGAGTTAAAGCAACAGACCTCCATGCAGAACATATGCAACTGCAATCCACTTCTTCACCTGTTCAGTTATCTGGTCAGTTCACCCATATTCAATCCAAAGTGACAGGCAGCAAACTCACCGTTCACTCCTCAACGATGCTTCAGTCTCTGGATAGTCGCTCCACAGGTTGTAACGTTGAAGTGCAAATCCCAGCAGATAACGATGGATTCAAGTTAGACTTCAAGCAGACCGGGGGCCGATTCAGCAGTGATCTTCCGCTTCAATCCAATCATAATCAACATACGTATCGTAACGGTACTTATCCATTTCAAGCAGAAGTCAGAGGTGGGAAGCTCACCATAGGGAGCTCTTTATACCATTCCACATAG
- a CDS encoding TetR/AcrR family transcriptional regulator, giving the protein MARNKHPEQTVQQILNVAAQLFTDKGFEKTSIQDIIVALGLSKGAVYHHFRSKEEILDAVMEQQFNYSAQMLDQLVTNTTTTPAREKLVQILEYVVSDQQAHSLDHVLRTQIKNPVFIVRGIQQAVRIDAPVIAAILREGITDGSIHTEDPEACAEVFMMLVNIWINPTLFGRNSSETKQRLYFLQRLMNMLGADIVSDSLIERILDQHAAMGAYPILNEDDNRNEG; this is encoded by the coding sequence ATGGCCAGAAACAAGCACCCTGAACAGACTGTACAACAGATTCTGAACGTCGCTGCGCAGTTGTTCACAGATAAAGGATTTGAAAAGACGAGTATCCAGGACATCATTGTTGCCCTAGGCTTGTCCAAGGGAGCTGTGTATCATCACTTTAGATCCAAAGAGGAAATACTGGACGCGGTCATGGAACAACAGTTCAACTATTCCGCTCAGATGTTGGATCAATTAGTTACAAATACAACAACTACACCAGCACGAGAGAAATTAGTTCAGATTTTGGAGTATGTCGTCTCTGATCAACAAGCCCATTCTCTGGATCATGTACTTCGAACCCAGATCAAAAATCCAGTGTTCATTGTACGAGGGATTCAACAGGCTGTGCGGATTGATGCCCCGGTGATTGCAGCGATTTTGCGTGAAGGCATTACAGATGGATCTATTCATACCGAAGATCCCGAAGCTTGCGCAGAAGTATTCATGATGCTGGTCAATATATGGATTAATCCAACACTGTTCGGCCGCAATTCAAGCGAAACAAAGCAACGTCTTTATTTTTTACAGCGGTTGATGAACATGCTTGGTGCCGATATTGTGAGTGATTCACTAATTGAACGTATTCTAGACCAACATGCAGCCATGGGTGCTTATCCTATTTTGAATGAAGACGATAACAGAAATGAGGGATAA